In Nocardioides sp. W7, the genomic stretch CTGTCATCGTTCCGCACCCCGGGATACTAGGCTGGGCACGAGCAGTTGCTCCCACCAGAGTTTCAGGAGGACCCGGTGACGTACGTCATCTCTCAGCCCTGTGTCGACCTCAAGGACCGTGCCTGCGTCGACGAGTGCCCCGTCGACTGCATCTACGAGGGCAAGCGGATGCTGTACATCCACCCCGACGAGTGCGTCGACTGTGGTGCCTGCGAGCCGGTCTGCCCGGTCGAGGCGATCTTCTACGAGGACGACGTGCCGGAGGAGTCCAAGGACTACTACGACGCCAACGTCCACTTCTTCGACGACCTCGGCTCGCCGGGTGGCGCGGCCAAGATGGGTGAGATCGACAAGGACCACCCGATGATCGCGGCCCTGCCCCCGCAGAACCAGAACCAGGACCACTGAGCCGGATGCCTCGGGAGGCCGTCTCCGCACGGCTCCCCGACTTCCCCTGGGACCACCTCACGTCGTACGCCGAGCGGGCCCGCGCCCACCCGGACGGGG encodes the following:
- the fdxA gene encoding ferredoxin, giving the protein MTYVISQPCVDLKDRACVDECPVDCIYEGKRMLYIHPDECVDCGACEPVCPVEAIFYEDDVPEESKDYYDANVHFFDDLGSPGGAAKMGEIDKDHPMIAALPPQNQNQDH